In a genomic window of Acidilobus saccharovorans 345-15:
- a CDS encoding UbiD family decarboxylase, with amino-acid sequence MRASLSEFVEEIGYEDVGRLPREFAAAAELKRRQGRGKAVRFLVEGSEQEAVGNVVDNRDKVIKALSASDLRDAYRRVLKAMSEQGELREVGMPRLREASRGLLSLPAVKFYERDGGLYLSSAMFIACYDGVCNASIHRVMLLGERRAAVRLVPRHLWYLYNKAMSRGEPLPVTVVVGVHPAVLLAAASSPPLGFFELRGASAMVGGLEVFRSPLHGNPVPAGASAVVEGYLTSEQADEGPFVEAMGGYDRVRKQPVLEVRSVLINPDEVSHVILPGGLEHGMLMGFPREAAIYDAVSRVVPEVVAVRLTPASGTWLHAVISIRKSHDGDAKNAIMAAFAAHPSLKHVVVVDDDINVDDPYDVEWAIATRFQADRGLVIVTGARGSTLDPSSSQDGLTAKVGVDATKPMGQGERFERARIPGL; translated from the coding sequence TTGAGGGCCTCGCTCAGCGAGTTTGTCGAGGAGATAGGCTACGAAGACGTGGGCCGCCTGCCCAGGGAGTTCGCGGCCGCGGCCGAGCTGAAGAGGAGGCAGGGCAGGGGCAAAGCCGTCAGGTTCCTGGTGGAGGGCTCGGAGCAGGAGGCGGTAGGTAACGTGGTTGACAACAGGGACAAGGTAATCAAGGCGCTCTCGGCGAGCGACCTAAGGGACGCGTACCGCAGGGTGCTGAAGGCGATGAGCGAGCAGGGCGAGCTGAGGGAGGTCGGCATGCCAAGGCTCAGGGAGGCCTCCAGGGGCCTCCTCTCGCTCCCCGCGGTCAAGTTCTACGAGAGGGACGGCGGCCTCTACCTGTCAAGCGCCATGTTCATTGCATGCTACGACGGCGTGTGCAACGCGAGCATACACAGGGTCATGCTGTTGGGCGAGAGGAGGGCGGCCGTGAGGCTCGTGCCCAGGCACCTGTGGTACCTCTACAACAAGGCCATGTCAAGGGGCGAGCCCCTGCCCGTCACGGTTGTTGTTGGCGTTCACCCGGCGGTCCTGCTGGCCGCGGCCTCATCACCGCCACTGGGGTTCTTCGAGCTCAGGGGCGCGTCGGCTATGGTTGGCGGGCTTGAGGTCTTCAGGAGCCCCCTCCACGGCAACCCGGTGCCGGCTGGCGCCTCAGCGGTGGTGGAGGGCTACCTGACCTCGGAGCAGGCCGACGAGGGACCCTTCGTCGAGGCCATGGGAGGGTATGACAGGGTGAGGAAGCAGCCCGTGCTCGAGGTGAGGTCAGTCCTAATAAACCCGGACGAGGTTTCCCACGTGATCCTCCCCGGCGGCCTTGAGCACGGCATGTTGATGGGCTTCCCCAGGGAGGCCGCGATATACGACGCCGTCTCAAGGGTCGTGCCTGAGGTGGTGGCCGTGAGGCTGACCCCCGCCAGCGGCACCTGGCTTCACGCTGTGATCTCCATAAGGAAGAGCCACGACGGGGACGCGAAGAACGCCATAATGGCAGCCTTTGCGGCCCACCCGAGCCTCAAGCACGTGGTCGTCGTGGATGACGATATAAACGTTGACGACCCCTACGACGTGGAGTGGGCCATAGCAACCCGCTTCCAGGCCGACAGGGGGCTCGTCATAGTCACGGGGGCCAGGGGGTCAACCCTTGACCCCAGCAGCTCCCAGGACGGCCTCACCGCCAAGGTGGGGGTGGACGCCACGAAGCCCATGGGGCAGGGGGAGCGCTTCGAGAGGGCCAGGATACCCGGGCTCTGA
- a CDS encoding tyrosine--tRNA ligase, with protein MDAEERLSLITRNLVEVITYDELKEKVSSGAQLKGYIGYEPSGLAHIGHLIWMFKVKDLVEAGVQFNVLEATWHAMINDKFGGNMELIRRAAVLFREIMRSLDIPVDRINFVDAETMVSDKDYWALVLKVMKMTSLARMKRALTIMGRTMDEAELDSSKLVYPAMQVSDIIYMDLDIALGGLDQRKAHVLQREVAERMGRKKVIALHTPILTGLEGGKRMDNVESDEQAAAFKMSKSKASSAIFLNDSPEQVRAKIRAAYCPPRQVELNPVIEIAKYILFSRPGFTLHVERPAKYGGPVDFTSYAELEKAYVEGRLHPLDLKEAVAEALNKMLEGPRKLFERPDIAELVAQLESKVTR; from the coding sequence TTGGACGCGGAGGAGAGGCTGTCATTAATTACGAGGAACCTGGTAGAGGTCATAACCTATGACGAGCTCAAGGAGAAGGTGAGCTCCGGGGCCCAGCTCAAGGGTTACATAGGCTACGAGCCCAGCGGCCTGGCCCACATAGGGCACCTAATATGGATGTTCAAGGTTAAGGACCTCGTGGAGGCGGGCGTGCAGTTCAACGTCCTTGAGGCCACCTGGCACGCCATGATAAACGACAAGTTCGGGGGCAACATGGAGCTCATAAGGAGGGCGGCGGTCCTCTTCAGGGAGATCATGAGGTCCCTGGACATACCGGTTGACAGGATAAACTTCGTTGACGCCGAGACCATGGTCTCTGACAAGGACTACTGGGCCCTGGTGCTCAAGGTGATGAAGATGACCAGCCTCGCCAGGATGAAGAGGGCCCTCACCATAATGGGGAGAACCATGGACGAGGCGGAGCTCGACTCGTCCAAGCTTGTCTACCCAGCCATGCAGGTGTCTGACATAATTTACATGGACCTGGACATAGCGCTCGGCGGGCTTGACCAGAGGAAGGCCCACGTCCTCCAGCGCGAGGTGGCCGAGAGGATGGGGAGGAAGAAGGTGATAGCGCTCCACACGCCGATACTGACTGGCCTCGAGGGCGGCAAGAGAATGGACAACGTGGAGAGCGACGAGCAGGCCGCCGCCTTCAAGATGTCCAAGTCAAAGGCCTCCTCGGCCATATTCCTCAATGACAGCCCCGAGCAGGTCAGGGCCAAGATAAGGGCTGCCTACTGCCCTCCAAGGCAGGTGGAGCTCAACCCGGTGATCGAGATAGCTAAGTACATACTGTTCTCGAGGCCCGGCTTCACGTTGCACGTTGAGAGGCCTGCCAAGTACGGCGGGCCCGTTGACTTCACGAGCTACGCTGAGCTCGAGAAGGCCTACGTGGAGGGGAGGCTCCACCCGCTGGACCTCAAGGAGGCCGTTGCCGAGGCCCTCAATAAGATGCTCGAGGGGCCCAGGAAGCTGTTCGAGAGGCCCGACATAGCCGAGCTCGTGGCCCAGCTGGAGTCCAAGGTGACCAGGTGA
- a CDS encoding alpha-mannosidase produces the protein MEKLTPQAIAHRVLLVLASSFREVRPVPWSREGTTLYSYRYSSESPKDLYMVVTAHSVPALVRLDGRPYYEIDREHHQVPLPRGQHTVTAELTIYDDFGEPALKMGRPLGPPRAYTALRDPEGYALFLYASSALEVAQSTRDQQLRDDLLSLLSRSLSLVRVPSISPAQLEIASTLYRTSYDAGRVLVSLDESLSSVYVEPEGVQFSEALRVLREGLKDLVERHGKPGVAHVVGHAHIDAAWLWPFSETRRKVLRTTATVLTLMDQFRDMKYVQSSSLYYEWLQQDAPELIERIAQLIKEGRWELGAGYIEFDPNVTSGESMARQLLYSQRFFERAFGRRAEVLWLPDSFGYQATLAQIARLSGVKYFATHKLTWNDTNQFPYGPFLWDGGDGVPIPSVVFGFGGRGYNSPLTASSVLEQWDRWPTKEYPTLISYGYGDGGGGPTEDMELLFDVINEMPGLPRLVHSRPSEYFNYIEVSSLDRWRGRLYVETHRGTYTSHSAMKALHFDAERWMRELEAWSALANAYDRSEAQSLWKVIMKDEFHDVLPGSAIREVYDEVYRELQDVIDKARAEAAKAMSLLAGGSGNAVFNSLPWPRAGYVVVNSPVDGAQRVDEGYLAFVKVPPMGYSSLRPADPGDSVSARTEGDKVILEGSRLRVVIERDGTISSILLKDSGHEFVSGRANELAVYQNSPGWADAWDIEPGYRLGEVKLKADSVTVKESGPLRASAAITYSFGRSSVTEEVRLYAGLPLVEFKVTIDAVDREQMLKAWHSFNVNNDYYAYGAPLGVLEEPARRNNSWERAMFEVPFQKFIDVYDSSRGAAILSPKKYGASVMDNRVGLTLLRTPVFPDPATDLGRQEFTYAIYVHPGDWRSANVPRVAYEYAFQLTVGPGSGEGSFMELSPSNLVLEAVKVPEDGDGIVVRVFEAHNSSGVGVLRAPFRVGEARSVNILEEDEVPRELSVEGDLVRFSYRPREIITLLLRPAR, from the coding sequence TTGGAGAAGCTTACGCCTCAAGCAATAGCCCACAGGGTCCTGCTGGTCCTTGCGTCCTCCTTCAGGGAGGTAAGGCCAGTCCCCTGGTCCCGCGAGGGGACGACGCTCTACTCTTACAGGTATTCGTCTGAGTCGCCTAAGGACCTCTACATGGTAGTCACGGCGCACTCCGTGCCCGCCCTTGTGAGGCTTGACGGAAGGCCCTACTATGAAATTGACAGGGAGCACCACCAGGTGCCCCTGCCCCGGGGCCAGCACACGGTGACGGCTGAGCTCACAATATATGACGACTTCGGCGAGCCCGCCCTCAAGATGGGCAGGCCCCTGGGGCCCCCGAGGGCCTACACGGCCCTGAGGGACCCCGAGGGCTACGCGCTGTTCCTCTACGCGTCCTCGGCCCTTGAGGTGGCCCAGTCAACGCGTGACCAGCAGCTCAGGGACGACCTTCTGTCGCTGCTCTCAAGGTCGCTGTCGCTGGTCAGGGTCCCCTCGATCTCGCCGGCGCAGCTTGAGATAGCGTCAACCCTTTACAGGACCAGCTACGACGCTGGGAGAGTGCTGGTCTCGCTCGACGAGAGCCTCTCAAGCGTCTACGTGGAGCCCGAGGGAGTTCAGTTCTCAGAGGCGCTGAGGGTCCTCAGGGAGGGGCTCAAGGACCTCGTGGAGAGGCACGGCAAGCCGGGCGTCGCCCACGTCGTTGGCCACGCCCACATAGACGCGGCGTGGCTGTGGCCGTTCAGCGAGACCAGGAGGAAGGTGCTCAGGACCACGGCTACAGTGCTCACCCTCATGGACCAGTTCAGGGACATGAAGTACGTCCAGTCCTCGTCGCTCTACTACGAGTGGCTCCAGCAGGACGCCCCCGAGCTCATTGAAAGGATAGCCCAGCTAATCAAGGAGGGCAGGTGGGAGCTGGGGGCGGGCTACATCGAGTTCGACCCAAACGTGACGTCGGGCGAATCCATGGCGAGGCAGCTGCTGTACTCCCAGAGGTTCTTCGAGCGTGCCTTCGGCAGGAGGGCTGAGGTCCTGTGGCTGCCCGACAGCTTCGGCTACCAGGCGACGCTGGCCCAGATAGCCAGGCTCTCCGGCGTAAAGTACTTCGCGACCCACAAGCTCACCTGGAACGACACCAACCAGTTCCCCTACGGGCCCTTCCTCTGGGACGGGGGCGACGGGGTCCCAATACCCTCCGTGGTCTTCGGCTTCGGGGGCAGGGGCTACAACTCGCCGCTGACGGCATCCTCAGTCCTGGAGCAGTGGGACAGGTGGCCTACCAAGGAGTACCCGACGCTCATATCATATGGCTACGGCGACGGCGGCGGGGGGCCAACTGAGGACATGGAGCTGCTGTTTGACGTAATAAATGAGATGCCGGGGCTGCCGAGGCTCGTCCACTCGCGGCCCTCGGAGTACTTTAACTATATAGAAGTCTCCTCCCTCGACAGGTGGAGGGGCAGGCTTTACGTTGAGACCCACAGGGGCACGTACACGAGCCACTCGGCCATGAAGGCCCTTCACTTTGACGCCGAGAGGTGGATGAGGGAGCTCGAGGCCTGGTCCGCCCTGGCCAACGCCTACGACAGGTCGGAGGCGCAGTCGCTCTGGAAGGTTATAATGAAGGACGAGTTCCACGACGTCCTTCCAGGGTCCGCCATAAGGGAGGTCTACGATGAGGTCTACAGGGAGCTGCAGGATGTAATAGACAAGGCCAGGGCCGAGGCAGCCAAGGCCATGTCCCTCCTGGCAGGCGGCTCAGGCAACGCGGTGTTCAACTCGCTGCCGTGGCCGAGGGCAGGGTACGTGGTTGTAAACTCCCCGGTGGACGGGGCCCAGAGGGTTGACGAGGGCTACCTGGCTTTCGTCAAGGTCCCACCCATGGGTTACTCGTCCCTCAGGCCAGCTGACCCAGGCGACTCAGTAAGCGCCAGGACAGAGGGCGACAAGGTCATACTTGAGGGCTCCAGGCTCAGGGTCGTCATAGAGCGCGATGGAACCATATCGTCAATACTGCTGAAGGACAGCGGCCACGAGTTCGTCTCGGGCAGGGCCAACGAGCTCGCGGTTTACCAGAACTCGCCGGGCTGGGCGGACGCGTGGGACATAGAGCCTGGCTACCGCCTGGGCGAGGTCAAGCTTAAGGCGGACTCCGTGACGGTCAAGGAGTCAGGCCCCCTCAGGGCCTCAGCAGCCATAACGTACTCCTTCGGCAGGAGCAGTGTCACGGAGGAGGTCAGACTGTACGCTGGGCTCCCGCTGGTAGAGTTCAAGGTCACTATTGACGCCGTGGACAGGGAGCAGATGCTCAAGGCCTGGCACTCGTTTAATGTCAACAATGACTACTACGCCTACGGCGCCCCGCTGGGGGTGCTGGAGGAGCCTGCCCGCAGGAACAACAGCTGGGAGAGAGCGATGTTTGAGGTGCCGTTCCAGAAGTTCATAGACGTCTACGACTCCTCAAGGGGGGCAGCGATACTCTCGCCTAAGAAGTACGGAGCGAGCGTCATGGACAACAGGGTAGGCCTCACCCTCCTCAGGACGCCCGTCTTCCCTGACCCCGCCACTGACCTTGGGAGGCAGGAGTTCACCTACGCCATATACGTCCACCCGGGCGACTGGAGGTCGGCCAACGTGCCCAGGGTTGCCTACGAATACGCCTTCCAGCTCACCGTAGGCCCGGGGAGCGGTGAGGGGTCGTTCATGGAGCTCTCGCCCAGTAACCTGGTGCTGGAGGCCGTGAAGGTCCCGGAGGACGGGGACGGCATAGTGGTGAGGGTCTTCGAGGCCCACAACTCCTCCGGCGTTGGCGTGCTCAGGGCGCCGTTCAGGGTAGGCGAGGCCAGGAGCGTTAACATACTTGAGGAGGACGAGGTGCCGAGGGAGCTGAGCGTCGAGGGCGACCTCGTGAGGTTCTCCTACAGGCCCAGGGAGATCATAACGCTGCTACTCAGGCCTGCCCGATGA